Part of the Sphingobium sp. TKS genome is shown below.
CGGGGTGTTTCAGCCATGAAGCGCTCTTTTTCTTTTACCGTCGAGACCCGTATCAACGGTCAACGAGTGTGCGCGAGCCAGGGGAAGACAGTCAAGCCCTTCGATTCCAGCCATTCGCGATTATAGAGCGTTGAAAGATAACGGAATCCCGTATCGCACAGGATGGTGACGATCCGCTTGCCCGGCCCGAGCTGCTTCGCCAGCGCCACCGCGCCCGCGACATTGATGCCCGAGGACAGCCCCAGACATAGCCCTTCCTCGGCCAACAAGCGCCGCACCCAGAGCAGCCCTTCTTCATCGGAAATGCGGAACTGCGTATCGATCGGCGCGCCTTCCAGATTGGCGGTGATCCGGCCCTGACCAATGCCCTCGGCCACCGAATTGCCCTCCGCCTTCAACTCGCCATGGGCGTAATAATTGTAGAGTGCCGCACCATGCGGATCGCTCAAGGCGATGGTGATATTCTCGTCATGCGCCTTCAGGCCCAGCCCGACGCCCGCAATCGTCCCGCCCGTGCCCGCCGCGCAAGTGAAGCCGTCGACCTGCCCATCCATCTGGGTCCAGATCTCCTCGGCCGTGCCGATGATATGCGCCTTGCGGTTGGCGATATTGTCGAACTGGTTCGCCCAGATCGCCCCTTCGGTTTCCTCGGCCATACGGCGAGAGGTGTGCACAAAATGGCCGGGGTTGGAATAGGGCGCCGCCGGCACCGTCACCAGCTCGGCGCCCAGAGCGCGCAGCGTGTCCATCTTCTCGCGGCTCTGCGTCTCGGGCATGACGATGATCGTCTTATACCCCTTGGCATTGGCCACCAGCGCAAGGCCGATGCCGGTATTGCCCGCCGTGCCCTCCACGATCGTGCCGCCAGGCTTCAACAGCCCCTTTTCCTCGGCATCGTTGACGATGAACAGCGCGGCGCGATCCTTCACCGAAGCGCCGGGGTTGGCGAATTCGCACTTGGCGAAAATGTCGCAGCCCGTCTCTTCCGAAGGGCCGGTGAGGCGCACCAACGGCGTGTTGCCAATCAGGGCAAGGCTATCATTCTGAACCAGCATGGTCTCCGCATAGCGGACCAGATACGCCCTTGCCAAGCAAGGGAATGATGGCCGCGCAAAAGTCCGGTTTGTCCTTCGCCCCGTTAAGCTTTGCTTCCCCCGCTGTTCCATTGCGGGACAGCGCGTAATCGTGGGAGGAAATGGCAAGGCTTTTCCCTTATGGCCGGTGCCAAGCTACGGATTCTCAGAGGAAAAGATCAGTTGGCGGGCGGCAGGACAGTAAAGGCGATGAGGGCGAGGCATGGCGCGATCGCCGCGCTGGCGCTTGTCGCACTGGCCGCGCCGCGCCTGATCACCGCCGCGCCTCTCGACCTTCTGGCCGCGACGGGAATCCAGGATGACCCCGCCGAAAAGCCGGGCCAGAATTTCCCCGGATCAGCCTTTTTCTTCGCTGAGGGCGCTTTCGATCCCGTAGCTGGCGCCGCCACGCTGAACAGCGAGCATGTTCTGGGACTCGACGCGGTGCAGGTCGCCCCCGCCATGGCATTTCGCGGGCTGACGGCGCTCGACAGCTACCGGGCACTCAACTGCCTGACCTCCGCCATCTATTATGAGGCCGGGAGCGAGCCGGAAGAGGGCCAGCGCGCCGTGGCGCAGGTGGTGCTGAACCGGGTGCGCAATCCGCTCTGGCCGAAAAGCGTGTGCGGCGTCATCTATCAAGGGTCGGAACGCGCCGATTATCGCTGCCAGTTCACCTTCAGTTGCGACGGTTCCATGGCGCGCATGGCCAACGCCGAAGGCTGGGCGCGTGCGCGCCGCATCGCCGCCCAAGCCCTCTCCGGTCTCGTCTATCAACCCGTGGGCCTCGCCACCTATTATCACACGCTGGCGGTCCGGCCCGACTGGGCGACGGCGATGCGGCCCGTTGCAGTGATCGGCGCGCATATCTTCTACCGTCCGTCCGGCTTTGACGGAACGCCCGCCGCCTTCCGCGCCGCCTATCTGGGGCGGGAAACGCAGTCAGGTCCGGCCTGGCCGGTGAAGCCCTTGCCGTTCGCCCCTGCCCTGGAACTGCCCATCCCCATTTCCTCCCCGTCCGCCACAACCGGTGCGGCAACCGCCGATCCCTTGCCTGCTGCGGCGCCCGGCCTTCCCCAGTCGACGATCCGGCCCGAATATCGCAACAGCGGCCGTCCCCTCATCTGACCTGGATTTTTTTGGCGGCGGAGGGAATATTTTACGTTTAATCCGTTAGAAACCATTCAACTCGTTGAAAAATAACATAATAAAAATCTGATGATTTTTCGGAGCTCCGGGAACCTAATCCTCCGCCCGATAGTTCTGCACTGCGGATAGCAAATCTTTTGCCCCCCGCTCTTGCTATCCAAAAAAACATGAGCCCGGAACGCATCTCCCCCCCCCCGACGCGTTCCGGGCTCAGAATTTTTGGGCTTATCCCACGGAAATCGGAGATATTTTCGCTTTCGGAACGCTTTTCCGAGCGGCGGGTTGTTCCCTGGGTCACCGGCATGATGTCCGGTTGAAGCATTTCCCGTCAGGGATGCAGGACAAAAAGCTCTGAAAAGGAGACGATGATGACCAGGAAGATTCTAGCTGCCCTTTTGTTGACCGGTTCATTGATGGTCGCGGCCTGCAATACCGTCGAGGGTGCCGGCAAGGACGTGCAGAGCGCCGGCCAGGCGGTCGAGAACGCCGCCAACTGATCCGAAAAGGCTCGCCTCCTCGGCGAGCCTTTTTTCTTCAGCTCGCAGCTTCGGCCGCCGCCACGTCTCTGGCCTGTCTCCGGTCAGTGAACCAGATGGCGATGATGGTGATCTCATACAGCGCCAGCAACGGGATCGCGAGCATCAGTTGCGACACCACATCGGGCGGCGTCAGCACCGCGGCCAGGATGAAGGCGGCAACGATCATATAGCGGCGCAGGCCGATCAACTGCGCCCGGCTGACGAAGCCCGCCCGATTGAGCAGCATCAGCAGCACCGGCATCAGGAAGCTGATGCCGAAGGCCAGGATGAACTGCATCACCAGCCCCAGATAGGCGTCCGCGCTTGGCAACGCCTCCACCTGAAGGCCGCTGCTGTTCCCCTGAAATTCCAGGAAGAAATGAAAGGCGGTCGGCATCACCACGAAATAGGCGAGCGAAGCCCCCATGGCGAAGAGAAAGGGCGTGGCGATGATGAACGGCAGCAGCGCCTTTTTTTCCTTCGCGTAGAGCCCCGGCGCGACAAAGGCCCAGAGCTGGTTCGCGATGATCGGAAAGGACAGGCAGAAGGCGC
Proteins encoded:
- a CDS encoding cysteine synthase A — protein: MLVQNDSLALIGNTPLVRLTGPSEETGCDIFAKCEFANPGASVKDRAALFIVNDAEEKGLLKPGGTIVEGTAGNTGIGLALVANAKGYKTIIVMPETQSREKMDTLRALGAELVTVPAAPYSNPGHFVHTSRRMAEETEGAIWANQFDNIANRKAHIIGTAEEIWTQMDGQVDGFTCAAGTGGTIAGVGLGLKAHDENITIALSDPHGAALYNYYAHGELKAEGNSVAEGIGQGRITANLEGAPIDTQFRISDEEGLLWVRRLLAEEGLCLGLSSGINVAGAVALAKQLGPGKRIVTILCDTGFRYLSTLYNREWLESKGLTVFPWLAHTR
- a CDS encoding cell wall hydrolase, with amino-acid sequence MRARHGAIAALALVALAAPRLITAAPLDLLAATGIQDDPAEKPGQNFPGSAFFFAEGAFDPVAGAATLNSEHVLGLDAVQVAPAMAFRGLTALDSYRALNCLTSAIYYEAGSEPEEGQRAVAQVVLNRVRNPLWPKSVCGVIYQGSERADYRCQFTFSCDGSMARMANAEGWARARRIAAQALSGLVYQPVGLATYYHTLAVRPDWATAMRPVAVIGAHIFYRPSGFDGTPAAFRAAYLGRETQSGPAWPVKPLPFAPALELPIPISSPSATTGAATADPLPAAAPGLPQSTIRPEYRNSGRPLI
- a CDS encoding entericidin A/B family lipoprotein; the protein is MTRKILAALLLTGSLMVAACNTVEGAGKDVQSAGQAVENAAN
- the tatC gene encoding twin-arginine translocase subunit TatC; this translates as MKDIDDSKAPLLDHLIELRGRLLKCVYALFITGAICFYFSEQLFAILVYPLKEAFGDGGGRLVYTKLYEAFFVQVKIAVFGAFCLSFPIIANQLWAFVAPGLYAKEKKALLPFIIATPFLFAMGASLAYFVVMPTAFHFFLEFQGNSSGLQVEALPSADAYLGLVMQFILAFGISFLMPVLLMLLNRAGFVSRAQLIGLRRYMIVAAFILAAVLTPPDVVSQLMLAIPLLALYEITIIAIWFTDRRQARDVAAAEAAS